A genomic window from Purpureocillium takamizusanense chromosome 2, complete sequence includes:
- a CDS encoding uncharacterized protein (EggNog:ENOG503PBTG~COG:G), with product MRRVWPREKVERFEEVIHIETNSESICIGRAGGDNHAELEGIEYCGTHGGKLHLFITLAPVASALLGGANLSGFSYEVLENKIGSDISFYNVQFYNGFGSMSNVQDYKTIAAKVDHSKVVAGLLTSQTKGTGWLPFAEMSRTIHSLRDEYVRFGGVAGWEYSDSQPGGQARPWEWVQSMTTLLRPHGVGMV from the coding sequence ATGCGTAGGGTCTGGCCCCGCGAAAAAGTCGAACGATTCGAAGAAGTCATTCACATCGAAACAAACTCGGAGAGCATATGCatcggccgagctggaggcgaTAACCACGCCGAGCTTGAAGGCATAGAGTATTGCGGTACACATGGTGGCAAGCTTCACCTCTTCATCACTCTTGCGCCTGTCGCGTCTGCACTCTTGGGAGGCGCCAACCTCAGTGGCTTTAGCTACGAGGTCCTCGAGAACAAGATTGGCTCAGACATCTCCTTCTACAACGTCCAATTTTACAATGGCTTTGGTAGCATGTCGAACGTTCAAGACTATAAAACTATTGCTGCAAAGGTGGATCACTCCAAGGTTGTCGCTGGCCTTCTAACGTCCCAAACTAAAGGAACGGGATGGCTCCCCTTCGCCGAGATGAGCCGCACCATACACTCTCTGCGAGACGAATACGTCAGATTTGGTGGTGTCGCTGGATGGGAATACTCTGATAGCCAGCCAGGAGGGCAAGCACGGCCTTGGGAGTGGGTGCAGTCCATGACGACACTGTTGCGCCCGCACGGCGTTGGCATGGTATAG
- a CDS encoding uncharacterized protein (COG:S~EggNog:ENOG503P2FQ), giving the protein MHYSLLENIEEDKLHLYTFDKPWRMDGERIRINFICVYSDDILDTDVGSWPKNRGDEDMIVVDLPKALRRRKCLSHDERTVRS; this is encoded by the coding sequence ATGCACTACTCGTTGCTGGAAAACATTGAAGAAGACAAGCTACACCTTTACACCTTTGACAAGCCGtggaggatggatggagagcGCATTCGGATCAACTTCATATGTGTCTACTCGGATGACATCCTCGATACGGACGTGGGAAGCTGGCCCAAGAACAGAGGAGACGAGGACATGATAGTTGTTGATCTGCCCAAGGCGCTTAGACGGCGTAAGTGTCTTTCCCACGACGAACGAACTGTCAGGAGCTAA
- a CDS encoding uncharacterized protein (COG:S~EggNog:ENOG503P2FQ): protein MDQTAFVKPTNIKVSGLIFFGHRDKVMCLRCYIDRNLVDYGGWLDEVLWVANTDDEDDLRLLDEIIASNPLRHKKLVIPGEKLWVYTYYKAWQHLERGKYYVKIDDDIVWVHDNAIPQLVMRKVLNPNELVVSANVINNPPMGFLHYHFGAMHPYFPDLGNDDTHPESWKPSQYPFWNGPSDFVWPLHNDPPFQNHRWLRV from the exons ATGGACCAGACAGCATTTGTCAAGCCTACCAACATCAAAGTCAGCGGCCTGATCTTCTTTGGGCACAGGGACAAAGTTATGTGTCTGCGCTGCTACATAGAC CGAAATTTAGTTGATTACGGTGGTTGGCTTGACGAAGTCTTGTGGGTAGCCAATaccgatgatgaagatgatctccgcctcctcgacgagatcATTGCTTCAAACCCCTTGCGTCACAAGAAACTTGTTATACCGGGCGAGAAGCTATGGGTCTATACATACTACAAGGCTTGGCAGCACCTTGAACGTGGGAAATACTACGTCAAAATTGACGATGACATC GTGTGGGTTCATGACAATGCCATCCCCCAACTCGTCATGCGAAAGGTTCTGAATCCGAACGAATTGGTCGTCTCTGCGAATGTCATAAATAACCCACCGATGGGTTTTTTACACTATCACTTTGGGGCCATGCATCCATATTTTCCGGACCTGGGCAATGACGATACGCACCCAGAGTCCTGGAAACCTTCTCAATATCCCTTCTGGAATGGCCCAAGCGACTTCGTCTGGCCACTGCACAACGATCCACCTTTTCAGAATCACAGGTGGCTTAGGGTCTAG